One window of Candidatus Chlorobium masyuteum genomic DNA carries:
- a CDS encoding chlorosome envelope protein B, with protein sequence MSNGSNVNVDFSGTIGNIADSVGKLFQFQIDTLNSGIKTVSQFVEPLAKTTTDLATNLAGTLNNVLQSISSAFAPKK encoded by the coding sequence ATGTCAAACGGATCAAACGTAAACGTTGATTTCTCAGGCACTATCGGCAATATTGCTGATTCTGTAGGTAAACTTTTTCAGTTCCAGATTGATACCCTGAACAGTGGCATCAAAACGGTTTCCCAGTTTGTTGAGCCGCTTGCCAAGACGACAACTGATCTGGCTACCAACCTTGCCGGCACACTGAACAATGTGCTTCAGAGCATTTCCTCAGCTTTTGCTCCTAAAAAGTAA
- the cysK gene encoding cysteine synthase A gives MGRIAKKLTDLIGNTPLLKLGNFSREFDAAGSIIAKLEYFNPGGSVKDRIGFSMIEDAEKKGLLNRDTVIIEPTSGNTGIALAFIAAAKGYRLMLTMPETMSIERRNLLKALGAELVLTPGPEGMPGAIRKAEELHLKYSNSFLPQQFKNPANPDIHRRTTAEEIWKDTDGKVDIFVSGVGTGGTITGVGEVLKQKNPGVKIVAVEPFDSPVISGGKPGPHKIQGIGAGFIPDILNTNIIDEIILVKNEDALRTGRTLARTEGLIVGISSGAAAYAALQLAQREENKGKNIVVILPDTGERYLSTLLYQFDPEENNL, from the coding sequence ATGGGACGAATTGCAAAAAAACTGACCGACCTTATCGGTAACACCCCCCTGCTTAAGCTTGGAAATTTCAGTCGTGAGTTTGATGCTGCAGGATCTATTATCGCCAAACTCGAATATTTCAACCCCGGCGGCAGTGTCAAGGACCGTATCGGTTTTTCCATGATCGAGGATGCCGAGAAAAAGGGTCTGCTCAACAGGGATACTGTCATCATTGAACCGACCAGCGGCAATACCGGTATTGCACTGGCATTCATTGCCGCGGCCAAAGGGTACCGCCTGATGCTTACCATGCCTGAAACCATGAGTATTGAACGCCGCAACCTGCTCAAGGCTCTTGGTGCTGAACTGGTTCTTACTCCGGGCCCTGAAGGAATGCCCGGCGCCATCAGAAAAGCTGAAGAGCTTCATCTGAAATATTCGAACTCCTTTCTGCCGCAGCAGTTCAAAAACCCGGCCAACCCTGATATCCACCGCAGAACAACAGCCGAGGAGATATGGAAGGATACCGATGGAAAGGTTGATATCTTTGTGAGTGGTGTCGGTACCGGCGGCACTATTACCGGTGTCGGTGAGGTACTCAAGCAGAAGAATCCCGGTGTAAAAATTGTAGCTGTTGAGCCCTTCGACTCCCCGGTCATCTCCGGCGGAAAGCCCGGACCGCATAAAATACAGGGAATCGGCGCAGGATTCATTCCTGATATCCTCAACACCAATATTATTGACGAAATTATTCTGGTAAAGAACGAGGATGCCCTTCGAACCGGCCGTACCCTTGCCCGTACAGAGGGACTTATCGTCGGCATCTCATCGGGAGCTGCGGCATACGCGGCTCTGCAACTTGCTCAGCGTGAGGAGAACAAGGGTAAAAATATTGTCGTTATCCTGCCCGATACCGGCGAACGCTACCTCTCAACACTGCTCTACCAGTTCGATCCTGAAGAGAACAATCTTTAG